Proteins from a genomic interval of Flavobacteriales bacterium:
- a CDS encoding iron-sulfur cluster assembly accessory protein, whose amino-acid sequence MIKVTDKAKQKLITLMQEDGHQPESSFVRVGVSGGGCSGLMYHLDFDAEKKDGDQMFEDQGIRIVVDKKSFLYLVGTELDYSGGLNGKGFQFINPNASRTCGCGESFAV is encoded by the coding sequence ATGATTAAGGTAACAGACAAAGCTAAGCAAAAATTGATTACCCTCATGCAGGAAGACGGCCACCAGCCGGAATCCAGTTTCGTTCGCGTAGGCGTTTCGGGCGGAGGATGTTCTGGTTTGATGTATCATCTCGACTTCGACGCGGAGAAGAAGGACGGCGATCAGATGTTCGAAGATCAGGGCATCCGGATCGTGGTGGACAAGAAAAGTTTTCTCTACCTGGTAGGCACTGAACTGGATTATTCGGGTGGCCTCAACGGCAAGGGCTTTCAGTTCATCAATCCGAATGCAAGCCGTACGTGCGGATGCGGAGAAAGCTTCGCAGTATAA